The Arachis ipaensis cultivar K30076 chromosome B03, Araip1.1, whole genome shotgun sequence region AGAcaattcacccaatgtcccactTATCATGTCTTATCAATTATCAAATACATAAAAGATTGAAAGATATATAGAGTTTATTTGAGTATTTAAAAATTAGGGTTAATTTAAGACATAATATAGTTCAAAATCTAAATATGTGAGAATCAGTACTAATGTAAAAGTCCATTAATACAAATGATAAAATATACAAGTgtcaatagaaaatagaaaatataataatatagatGTTCAACCAAACATTTTTCTTAATACACTAATAAAGAATGATACAAGTGATGAATAATTAAAGGGTAAAATTCCCCAGAAATTTCAGGTACAAGTTGAGCTATAGGAATGGATGTTTCTAAATAAAAAGTTTTATGTGATTATTCGTGTATAAATTTCGATTGTCAATAGATAAAAACATAGATCCAAACTTGACTTTCACAAATGTAAAAAGTACTTGATAAAAAAGTTGACAATTTCCATattattcaatttcaaaatttctttctCTGGAGCCAACTCCAGTGTATTCAAGCACACCAAGACCCCATATGCAACTATATCATATTTGATTCAATGCTAACAATTCCAATAATATGAAGACTCTTGAAACTGATTATCCAAAACCTTAGACATTAATTAATTGGACTTACTTGTAAAGAAAACTCTGATCATGGAGTCCAACCACAAGCATTGAGGCTCCAATGTCTCTTACAGTTCCCACAATCTTCATCCCTTCCTTGTTCTCTTGCGTCACAACAATCTCAACCTTTGTCTGTTAACACAATCCTATATAAGATTATAAACACACATAACCATTAATTTGAACAACCACAATATTTAGTAAGCCAAACAAATTGTAACAAAACAAACTAATAATAATTTCTTCATTCTTAAAATATATACAATATAATAACATTAACATTTTaatgttaatataatatttaatctaAATGGGCAATTTATATTTCCATTTTCAGTGTAaaaataaagaatttcacaaaatttaaaaaataaaaaatatcgaaAATAAAGGGAAAAAATGAAAATACAAATTAAAGTAAACGAAAGCCTAAATGTCTAAACAGGAAGAAAGTGGAAAAAAGTGCTTACATTTGAGAATTTGTTACATATATCTTGGAATGAAAGTGCTAAATGAAATCCTTTGAGTCTAAGAAGACGAGACTTGGATTTAGATTTAGAAGTGAAAGGGTAGAGATGGAGGAGTGTGATTATGTCACCATAGCGAATGATGTTGTGAAGTGCCCATTGAAGTGCAGTTCTAGCTGCTTCcacctcttccaccaccaccaccaccttcctcacatccattattattattattctctcttgttttcttctttcttctttatgtaTGTGTGGATGTTATTTAAGACATGATGAACAATGAACAGAGCTGGGAGaagtttctctctctttctctctttagaAGAAAATTTAATGTGACATTTATTATTGTGACGTTGATTTCCTCCAAATTAATTAGCCCACAACACAAGGCATACAAAGCACATAGGACAAAGTGGTTGCTCTATTAATTACTTATGCGTGTTATGTTcctataaaatatttataatagaaAGTGGATCATGATGATGATATGATAAGGTCGGGTACCTAAGACATGTATAAAATTACATGTGTGTCTCTTATTTGTACTTGCTCATGAATACATGGACACCCTTTTCTCACATTTCTGGAATTACAAACGAAAAAGTGAAAGCTTTAATTATGTGCATCGTGATTCATATAAATATATAGGTAAAAAAGATTATACTATTATAATTAAGATTAAATAAAGAGACCTATCTCAGCCCAAAAATTAGGTCACAGGGTTAAGGATGTATTATATTTACAAATTCTTTAGatactttatttttgaaaattataaaatttataataaactcttttttatataaaatttatagggtttttttttaaaataaactaaaaaattttattatttcttaaacatgatttttggactttaattcctcaaatttttttttgacaTTTGGACAAGTTCGTTAGATCcggcgaactctataaaaattagcAAGTTCGCCTTATCCcggcgaactctataaaaatttgTATAGAGTTCGCCGTATCCTCCCCCGAACTCCCTTAAAGTTTTCAAAATGCACGTTTTTTAATCCATATCATCATCTCTAAAAGAGTATATAGATCTACAAACAGTATATAGGAGTACACGAAAATACACACAACAAGCATGGCTTCTTtcagaatttttttaattataaattagaaaaagtaagccatatttaacaatgaCAATCATTATTATCGTCTCCAAAAATACACGGGTACACcggaataagccatatttaacaaagatttttttaattaaaaattaaaaaaaatctattttccaaaaataaaatacgTCTTATTTTTTGGATAGTTTATATGACTTATTTCCCAAAAAAACTATTTCCCAAAGAAAAAAGTATAGGTACCAatatattatctgccaacttattgctaataataattaattattatattttaaacacatgtataaagagacacatccaggaaatacatctataaagacacttctattagatACAatcctaaaataatatttttattagacacatcaataaagacacttctattaaacacagtcataaaccagagttggcagaagttggcagaaatattgttggtaacgtagcgagaTTATTTcccaagaaagtaaaatacacaagATTACAAGAGTACATAAGAATAAGTCGTATTTTATTTTTGggaaatagtttttttttaattaaaaaaattcttgttaaatatggcttattccgATGTATCCGTGTATTTTTGGAGACGATAATAATGGTTGCTATTGTTAAATATTCCTTGTTGTTTGTGTATTTTTGTATACTCCTGTATACTGTTTGTAGATTTATATACTCTTTTAGAGACAATGATATGGATTAAAAAACGTGTGTTttgaaaactttaaaaattatAGAGTTTGGGAAAGGTACGGCGAactctataaaatatataaaattcgtCGGAGGTAAGACGAACTTGCTATTTTTTATAGAGTTTGCTGGGGAACTCGGTGAACTTGCCCAAATACCAAGAAAAAGTATTTGGGGAATTAAAGTCCAAAAATCGtgtttgagaaaataataaaattttttattttattttagaaaaaaaaacaaaaaattatgtgtaaaaaattaattttttttccaattttcttaattaaaaataaaggatCGAATGGATAGactaatttataaaaataacttttaaagacttctaataaataaaaatttattaggattaaagTATTCAATTTAAAATTCATTAAGAACTAATTTGGAGTTTACTTGATAAATAGAATTTAGTTATGCAGGTGGGGACTCTGGTAATTTTCTTTATGGTGATgaaacttatttatttatttatttttctttttggtcctATTGTATTAACTAATCGTAATTCGTAAGATAGGGATTCGGTCCCCTCATATTCACCCCACTcccattataattaaaataataaaataaaacatgtTTACCCAAATAAaacgaataataataataatacgaaAAATTTAGGAAccaacaattttattaaattctaaCTAGTATGTAACCAATAAAAGAAGAGTGATTAATTTCATACCATTGAATAAAATTTTACatcattaaaaatataattaataattacttaatagctacaaattacaaaaattaCTAGCTCCTAACACTCCTCATAATAATATTTATGAGGACATACGGATTCATGTACGAATACcattttataatttctaaatgATATATTGTTGCTTTCTTATCTAGAAACAAGGAAAAAGGGGCATTACTTATTTAGATTTCGATGAACCTGCCGAATCTGGGTATTAGTTGGGAGATTCATAGTATTCTTAAGTGATTCATTGCCCATTTTAAATTCAACGTTCAGGCATGTATTAGGTACCTTCATCTCTACTAAAAGAATATTTTCCCTATTTTCACCTTTCGCATAAAAATACATGCTATAATAATAGGGAGTGGAGTTAGGTACATCCTACTTTTAAACAATTCTCTTAATTAGCATTAGTATGTCATATCACATATGTGCCAAGATGTGACATGCTTTGTTCTCATCATATTCATCATCCCTGAAGTCAccattattagtttattactaaTTTATAATAAAGGTGATGTCAACGTAAATGTTATGCTAAAACCTAATACCGTCCGAAAACAAGAACCTACATATCAATTTGATTAATGCTATTATACAGATCATGAATGCATTCAATAATgttaatttgtgttaaaatttAATTAAGGTATTGACTATGAAAAAGAATGGCACATAAAGAGAATCATTCTTCCAATTCAAAGCAAAAATAGACTGAAATGTTTGCACTATAACACGTTTAGCAGCATGCCATACATAAGCCCTTGAGATTCCCTGCATAACATTGCACATATTAAGGACAGTAATCATTCAATGTCAAATGTCCATGCAACAATTCGaactttgcattaaaaaaattatcaaaatcagAATATAGTTAACAAACTTGAGATTTTCTCCGTTGCCAAGCGAATTCCACGTTGTACCTACAGCATCCATCTATATTAGTAATAACCAACAGTTCTGGTGGATTCATATTGTTTCTGTTGGTCATCATCACCACCTTGATTTATGAATACAATTCGACCTGTGTATCAGAACGAATAGAATTGCATTAAGCATCTTCATATTAGTTCTCACGCAATCTTCTGTCATTTGAAAACTACCATTTTAATCATGGATCATATCAACCACGGCTAAAGGGCAAGACTTGAAAGAAAGTATGTAGAAAGTGGCTTAAAATAGTTGTTCAAGAGCATTAACCCAATACACATATCAATGATTTCAGTTCCTGGAAGTTGCAAGAAATGCACCAGGCATAAAATTGTCATATCTCCTAGATCCATCAATTGACTGTTAGGGACTTTGGGTACTATGGGGTGCCCAAAGTTCAAAATCAGTAGTGTGGGAAGAGTGGTTCTTCCCCATTAAAGCTGGCTTTTAAGGTGCAGTTTTCCACTTTCCTTAGGTATTTAACATTGACAATCTCCAACATGTCATACACAATTAACAGTAGGTTGTACATTGCTGAGCTGAAAATAGGCAGTTGCTCAATAGAACCGAAATGAAGAACTGTTGGAAGTTGAATGCAAACACACTTTCACTTCAAGCTGACAACATATGGATTCTCCTAGCATATCATAATGAAAGGAATCTAgaattcatttttttaaatttctatgTTATACCCTCAACCAAGATAAATCGGGTGAAAATTTATGAAATATCCTATTCCtaattttaacatttatattTTCCACCTATTTTCTATCATCTATCAATAAGGATACTGTACTTTATTTCATCTCACTTTTCAGTAGCAGCGAATTTGCAGAAAGCTTTCTAacactattcacaatatatagGTCCCTAATCTCTAATAACATATAAAAGTGTTAGTATGGTATCAAGTAGGAGCTGTGAGCTAGTGTACAAGACAGAACAttgaaacaaaaacaaaaaccttCTGCATAGTCATCGAGTGGGAGTTTTGACCCAATTAGCTTGTTTAGATAATATCGTAAGCAACAATCCTAGACCATTTTCTTTTCAGTAGAACTCGGAAAGCCAGAACAAACCATGCCAGCGACACAAGTCACTATATAAACAATGCAACCCTACACTACAGAGCCACAAGCCCAAAATGACAACATCACAAATGGTTAGGCATCTTTATCATCCAAGTTCTGGCTACCTACCCACATTTAACTAATTTGCAACAGACAAACTGTATACAAGCATCACAGAAACGAAAGTCAAAACTGAGAAAACAAAAAGACCTATGGATTTATGAACAAAGAGAAGCAATTAAATACAAAGTCAACTAGGAAACAAACAGCAGAGAATTACTTAAGAAATCAAACCAGCACTAATGGGAAAAAGAAAATACCATTTCTCCGAACAGCAACCTCTCTAACTCGACGGACAAGACCAGTGACTGGATCTGCGAAAACCTTGGTCTCCAAGTTTCCCTCCACATACAAGATTGAACTAACAACAAATGAACAAACAATTCATCTATACATAAGAAGAATTATTTTGCCAGAATTTGTAAATATCCAAACAAGGGTTTGTTAATTGTTTACCCTGGAAGAACAGTTTTCATTGCAAGATTTCCAAGCCTCTGGGGATAAATGCAAACACGGTGCCACTGAACGGCGCCCCGGTTGGCGTAGTCAGAGGGTTTCTCACCTTCGAGAGGCCTTCGATTATTGCGGATCCCACCGGTCCCAATTGACAGCAGAGTCATCACTGTCCCACTCCTCAGCTTCTTCTGAACCGGCTTCTGCCCAGCCTCACCCACCAGTATAGCCTTTCAATAACAAAGCAACATTATTCAAACAAAcgtataactaattaattaattgattaattaatcaCTTAACTAATTGATTAATTCATCCAATTGAATCATGATTAAGTGAAACCTAAGAAGAATTTCGAAATACCAGACCCTGTAAATGCCAACATCGAGGCCATTCTCGAGGGGGCGATCGAAGAACTTTTGCTGCTGCTGTTCAGAGGAAGAATCGGGTGATGTGTCTGAGTCAGGGAGGGATGACTCGTCCGAGTCAGAAAGGGGGTTGGTGGTGGAGAAGTGACGTGGCAGGTTGAGTGTGTAGGGGCTTCGGGCGGAGAGAAGAGAACGATAGAGCTTCCTTGAGATGGAGGTGAAACCGGAGGAGCTCGACATTTTTTTGGTTGAGTGTGTAGTTTGCTCTGAATTTCGATTGTCTTAAACCCTACACAACTTCCAAGCAAACCCTAAAACCCTTACGTTTCAAAAccacaaaaaaatgaaaaataaaaagaacgaCGCCTGAGAGATTCGAACTCTCGCGGGGAAACCCCATGTACTTAGCAGGCACACGCCTTAACCACTCGGCCAAAGCGTCGGTTGGAAAGTTGGCACCTACAAGGCTTATTAATTTCAATTTGATGATTGAAAAATCAGataaatcatttttaaaaaaaaaagacaaatagaTTATAGGTCTTTTAGCTGAAAGATATATAAGTTCTTAAAATACAataatatcttttattttttaaaaaatgagaCATCTAATCTAAGTCTCTTGAGACGACTTATCTATTCTcatatattttagatataaaaaattaaatatttcgtGTTTTAGAAGTTTAAGGATATTTTTgcatttttaattagttaaaaatttatttgtctttAAGTTAAAAATTTGAGAATTTTTTTCTCTTCATCCTATCAATTAAATTATAATGTATTACAAAATACTTATGTCacgtattattaattttttaaaagaattttaaaTATTCTTAAAATACCAATATATCAATATTTTTAAtcattgatcttaattataaaaatatatataatatatattaattaaaatcaatgtTTAAATTACTGAACACCTTTCCTAATTTATTATCTAACAAGAGGAAAAATTAATCTTATTTTTAGTGTGATATGGAACAAGGTTTAGCCTTTAGAGTAAGTTATGAGCAAATAGCTGCCATAAAACATAAACCATTTCCACGTTTCTTATCCACAAAATCTCCTCAGTATCCATCATTCTATCTATTCTTCTCCCTCCCTTTACTTTTCCAAATCCCATAATCTCATTGCACCTGCTACAACTGATGCAGACACTAACATAAACCAGTTCCTAAGCAGTGCCAAAACCACCATAGAAATGCTACAAAACACAAGAGCATCATTACCTTCCCCACAACCATTCAACACTCCAACCCGTTCTTCAGCACCAACCCCTTTGCCATTTCATCTCCAACCCACATCCAAATCTTTCCCAACAATCAAACAGCAATGCAGTATATCGCGTAGGGATCTCGCAATCTACGGCAACTCTTGCTTGCTACTTCTGTTGGGTTCTCAGGGAGTGGAAGTTTCCAAAGCAAGAGCAGAGGAAGAAGTTGCTGTTACTACCAACACAAGCAACATTGATCAACAAGGAGAAGAGAATAATTTGAATGCCACCACTCCTAACTGCACCGAAAGAAAACCAACCAAGCAAGTGTTCTTGGATGTATCTATTGATGGCGAACCTGTTGGAAGGATTACCATAGGTCTCTATGGAGATGATGTTCCAATAGGGGTCAATAGGTTCAGCAAGATTGTGAGTGGAGCTGCTGGCATTAGCTACAGAAGAAAAGAGTTTGTGAAGATCATGCCAAATTACGTGCAGCATGGTGGACTTAGATCCTATGGGGTGGACGCCGAAATTGCAAAAGGGACAGGGGGTGATTTGGCTGCTGATACTCTGGTTGGGGAGTGGGAGAGACAGTATGAGACATGCTCTGGGGCTAAGAATGTTGCTGGGAGTGTTGGAATTGTTGTGAGAGACCCTTCAAAACCGCCTCCGAAACTGAAGCTGGTTGCAAGAAAAGGGAAGCTGGAGATTGATCAGGAAGAAGTTGGAGCTGATCCTAACGGGACAGAGTTTATCATTGCCACAAAGGATTCACCAGAGTTGGATTCTTCTACTCTGGTGATTGGAAGAGTAGTAGAGGGAATGGAGGTTGTGAAGAGGATTAGTCAAGTGAAAACGGTACAAGAGAATACAAGCTCTCCTTATTTCAGGTGAGTCAAACAGACAGACTTTGCAATTTAACATAAGTAAATTACACTAATTCTCCCTATAATATGTAATATTGATGTAACAGGGTGGCAAAGCTAATAGGAGACAAGAGAGCTGTTGTAGCAGAAAGAGGATTCAACAGgccttattcaaaaatcataattaCAAACTGTGGTGTATTAGCCTAGCACATCTTCAGTTGATTTTACAGTGTCAATGTAAGGGAACATATAATCGTTCAATAACAATCTCCTTTATCATCAAAGCTGATCGTAGTGTCTGCCATAGAAAAATGAGGAGAAAAAGATTTACAGCCCAATTCCAATGGGCAAAGTAATTGAGAATCATAAGAATTAAGATGTAGCAAATTTAGTTTCTTTCGTTATGAGGGGGATTGGCCGAGATATATTATCTCTAAAACAATATTGAACTTTTGTTACAACCATTACACAAGGTTTAAAATGGAATAACATGCTATTGGTAATTTGGCATGTAATTACACAAAGAAACTACGGTGAGGAAAAGAGGAAGTATGTCAGAATTGGAACACCCTCTTTTACCCAAGCCCAGACTACCTATGCTCTGTATTTTGGCTTGCAATGTGAGCAAGCTTTCTTCTAGTAGATGGAGATAAGAAAAGCTTCTTAACCGAACTTACAGGGTCATCCACCTGCATAAACACACACAATTTGGTAAGATGCTGAACTTCCTCATGTGACAATTCCACTAAAAAAAGGGCAAACAATAAAGAAAGAAGAGGGGAGGAAAACTCTCATTTCCATGATTTTTATTAATGGGATTGGCAACA contains the following coding sequences:
- the LOC107630397 gene encoding peptidyl-prolyl cis-trans isomerase CYP26-2, chloroplastic is translated as MLQNTRASLPSPQPFNTPTRSSAPTPLPFHLQPTSKSFPTIKQQCSISRRDLAIYGNSCLLLLLGSQGVEVSKARAEEEVAVTTNTSNIDQQGEENNLNATTPNCTERKPTKQVFLDVSIDGEPVGRITIGLYGDDVPIGVNRFSKIVSGAAGISYRRKEFVKIMPNYVQHGGLRSYGVDAEIAKGTGGDLAADTLVGEWERQYETCSGAKNVAGSVGIVVRDPSKPPPKLKLVARKGKLEIDQEEVGADPNGTEFIIATKDSPELDSSTLVIGRVVEGMEVVKRISQVKTVQENTSSPYFRVAKLIGDKRAVVAERGFNRPYSKIIITNCGVLA
- the LOC107630399 gene encoding uncharacterized protein LOC107630399, with protein sequence MDVRKVVVVVEEVEAARTALQWALHNIIRYGDIITLLHLYPFTSKSKSKSRLLRLKGFHLALSFQDICNKFSNTKVEIVVTQENKEGMKIVGTVRDIGASMLVVGLHDQSFLYKLAMGNNNISRYFNCRVIAINQPPIMSPQTHQSPMVSSLGVLDTSANMDFSHIHISGLQVPDTPSPKVKYQICPDPTAIIWRLKKSRRR
- the LOC107630398 gene encoding single-stranded DNA-binding protein, mitochondrial, which encodes MSSSSGFTSISRKLYRSLLSARSPYTLNLPRHFSTTNPLSDSDESSLPDSDTSPDSSSEQQQQKFFDRPLENGLDVGIYRAILVGEAGQKPVQKKLRSGTVMTLLSIGTGGIRNNRRPLEGEKPSDYANRGAVQWHRVCIYPQRLGNLAMKTVLPGSILYVEGNLETKVFADPVTGLVRRVREVAVRRNGRIVFINQGGDDDQQKQYESTRTVGYY